The window ccaagacatattacgtctacatctacatcagcaaagcatcaggagattgaagtcatgtaAGCCGATCCTAGACAACCTTGCCaacctctacacgacgtcactgccgaagttaaccttccagaagcttgttcgaggaattggtatgcctaactattcgtatgcaatgcttgtagttctcatttggaagttctgtcaaactcagggggattatcaagaagtatactcacttgatcttaatgtactttttttccctacgattaagagcatttttcccactgggtttttgctacctaactaggttttcaCAAGGCACCCATCATGAGCCTATCATATCCTTATGAGTTCTTCTACTTACGTCaagaagacgtatagttttgacttaatgcaacttctcacttttctccttagtctatgagtttttctcccacattaggttttaccatagcgaggttttgtgagttttaccttaTTATGCATTTTTCCGTTGATTTaagactcgcattcgctcattgtgtcgacgacttcatcaactgtacttacttcatcgctgaagacctgatgcgctatttacttgagtatttacatacttaagggggagtgttgcaatcctattagattaggaatgtgattgtgtaaatcctaatgtatctagggatatctttgaatattccctttagtagttaattaatatcctattagagttgtaattctaaaagggtaaggaattaaccttccctactacgataaataaaggcacaatggggtagaatagaacacacctcatAATtatacatctctctcttctctctctatgtgCCGCACCTCCCTCtctctggcctccataattgttcaataaattatgcctacaacaaattttaatatgtacccatatttttaatttaatttgtacaCATATGTTTGTTGAAtatacccatgctaattatgtgtattcattttttaaaatatattaataattacgTGGGTACATTTTTTGTTTGCTATAGAACTATGTGAAGAATaatattagggtttaggtgaTTATTATATTGTAAAAATATTATTGATgcttgtttaaatttcataatttgtgagaagagtaatgctaggaagactaaattttgtaaactaaatgatataaaagttgatgatttgattataaCTTAAGTGTTTATTAaggtgcttatttcttattggtgacacataattTAATTTGCAACTcttgtttgcaaattttgtcaccctaacattaccctttgCGGGAATGTATAAATGCATGAGTTAAATCCTTAAATGATGGTGCTTAACTGATATCTTGCTTTCAACTTTACATATAGCGACGATCATTTCGTGAACAAACACCTGAATATTTATGCAAATCTTCAGATTTATTAAGTTGACTGGAGCTTTATTACGTCATCACACATTCACCAAACAGATGAATATGATCTTACAgatgtttatttaatttgataataGTAGCTTATTTTACTCAAACTTTTTCTGCTACCAAAATGTAGAAGAGACCCATAACTCCGCTGTGCAGCTGAGTGCTCTCGTAATTAGAAACTACAGTTAGTGTCTCCCCATCTTTTATCTTGACTGAGCCCGGCCAAGGGTAACAAGTGGTCATTCCAACGATATAACCAGCCTCATTTCCcgcttcttttccttttccataAATTGGTGTTGACGAACACAAAACCCTTCCATCCTAAATTAAAACGATtacaattaattaacaaaaacattagttAATCAGTTAGTTAATGACACTACGACAGTGTATAATTATTAATTTGAGTAACAACCAATTAAATTACTTGGAGTGGAAGAAAAAAAGCACCTCTCCATGCAGTGTTGAACCAAGCCCCCCCCTGTGCTGATGGGCTACACCATAGATGACATGACCACCAGTTGGCATTGTAATCTTTGCCCATTTGTTGTCTAAGCACCCATTAGTGGCATTGCAAGATTTTTCAACATCATATTCGACCTGCACGAAAGAAAGATATATAAAGAATCAAAAGACGTATGTCGTCAAACTGGATGAACCACACATGCATGTTAGCAACAAATTAGTAATCAACAtaactaagggctggtttggtacaggctttgaaaaaaagttgttgtgagaataagcggctgtgctgtgagaataagcggctgtgaaataaatcagcagagtgtttggtaaacttttttgtaaaagtgtttttggaaaaaaaaaacagtctgatagtggttattttcattaaaggagtattgtagctctgtgtgctttgaaaaaaaagccagttttccaaagttgcaaatagcagcttcagctttttccattgatttcagcttattctcacagcaacttccaaaataagcctttttttttttcagtttaccaaacacctaaaaccctcacagctttttttcatgggtgctttttttttaagcacctcactcccaaaccacccctaagtcTTACATTGTATGTTACGTCAATTTTTAGATAAGTTTGGCAACATAAACTGTATAGAGACAGACAGTGTTTGATAAGAGAATGTTAATGCCATACAGTACAAAATTAagttcattaattaattaattaccagGCAATTGTGTTTAGCTCCAGTAGGCGCTGAATGATTCATTCTATCAGTGACATCAAGGATATAAACCTTGACAGGCACAACAGACTCAGACCAGTCAACCCACTTCACAGTATATCTCAAGTAGTGGTTTTTCTTTTCACCATCAAACCCTTGTTTCAGTCTGCACTTTGCACCGTCAGGGCAACATGTCAAACCCCCGGTGTACCCAGCCGGCAGAGGCTGGCCACTTTGATCCCTGGACACGTTATACATATCACACCTGCACTCCGTGCACCCTAGGTCATCTTCCACTCCTCTAGTATCAATTGCATGCACATTGAGCATCCATCTCTCCTCAAACCCATCAGGAACCCCTTTACCATCCCCAACTTCGATTCCATAATGACCTGGAACGTCTGTGGCTGTTTTTCGTGTTTCGGATCCGAGTCCGAAATATTGTCCAAGAGCACCATTCTGGCACATCCCACTGTTCCTCAACCATATAACATCCGATTCCGAGAGCTGCAGGGGAAGCTGCTGCTCTGGCTCCACGTAACCTATCCGAGCATAATATCTTTCAACAATCCAGTGATGGAGGTAGACTTCATGAAGAGGACTGGAATTCCCTTCTTCATCAATTACTTCAGCATTGAAACTCTTTAGGGCAATGTGACCTTTTGGGAAGTGAACGTTGTAAAAGTATTTGCTGGAACTTAATCCTGGTTCCAACACAAACTTAGGGGAGAGGTAGACGCCAGTCTTGGTCTTAAATTTCTTGTGTTTCAGATG is drawn from Malus domestica chromosome 14, GDT2T_hap1 and contains these coding sequences:
- the LOC139191620 gene encoding uncharacterized protein isoform X2, which translates into the protein MDSYLTRCSSSTHTLSVVECFLFQQTSISEKMVRCFQGWVFLLAALVLALSTPCSHAHLKHKKFKTKTGVYLSPKFVLEPGLSSSKYFYNVHFPKGHIALKSFNAEVIDEEGNSSPLHEVYLHHWIVERYYARIGYVEPEQQLPLQLSESDVIWLRNSGMCQNGALGQYFGLGSETRKTATDVPGHYGIEVGDGKGVPDGFEERWMLNVHAIDTRGVEDDLGCTECRCDMYNVSRDQSGQPLPAGYTGGLTCCPDGAKCRLKQGFDGEKKNHYLRYTVKWVDWSESVVPVKVYILDVTDRMNHSAPTGAKHNCLVEYDVEKSCNATNGCLDNKWAKITMPTGGHVIYGVAHQHRGGLGSTLHGEDGRVLCSSTPIYGKGKEAGNEAGYIVGMTTCYPWPGSVKIKDGETLTVVSNYESTQLHSGVMGLFYILVAEKV
- the LOC139191620 gene encoding uncharacterized protein isoform X1, translating into MDSYLTRCSSSTHTLSVVECFLFQQTSISDRKMVRCFQGWVFLLAALVLALSTPCSHAHLKHKKFKTKTGVYLSPKFVLEPGLSSSKYFYNVHFPKGHIALKSFNAEVIDEEGNSSPLHEVYLHHWIVERYYARIGYVEPEQQLPLQLSESDVIWLRNSGMCQNGALGQYFGLGSETRKTATDVPGHYGIEVGDGKGVPDGFEERWMLNVHAIDTRGVEDDLGCTECRCDMYNVSRDQSGQPLPAGYTGGLTCCPDGAKCRLKQGFDGEKKNHYLRYTVKWVDWSESVVPVKVYILDVTDRMNHSAPTGAKHNCLVEYDVEKSCNATNGCLDNKWAKITMPTGGHVIYGVAHQHRGGLGSTLHGEDGRVLCSSTPIYGKGKEAGNEAGYIVGMTTCYPWPGSVKIKDGETLTVVSNYESTQLHSGVMGLFYILVAEKV